DNA from Funiculus sociatus GB2-C1:
GGTCAAGTATTTGCTCAGACCACTAACCCATCTGTGAGTACGGGAGATGGGGTAGCGATCGCATGGCGGAGTGGTGCTATTCTCCGCGACTTAGAATTTGTCCAATTTCACCCCACCGCATTAACCAAACCGGGTGCGCCTCGTTTTCTGATCAGCGAAGCAGTACGCGGCGAAGGCGCTCATTTGGTAGATTCGGTCGGGCGGCGATTTGCCTTTGATTATCACCCATCTGGTGAACTCGCCCCTAGAGATGTCGTCAGTCGGGCTATTTTCAGCCACCTACAGAAAATTGCCGCCGATCCTTCTACTGGTCACGTTTTCTTGGATTTGCGCCCAATCCCAAAAGAGAAAATTCGCCACCGCTTCCCGAATATTATCCAGGTTTGTCAACGCTGGGGAATTGATGTTTTTCGAGAACCGATTCCCGTTGCGCCAGCTGCTCATTATTGGATGGGAGGTGTCGCCACCGATTTGATGAACCACACCTCAATTCCCGGTTTATATGCTGTCGGAGAAACAGCAAGTACCGGAGTTCATGGTGCTAATCGTCTCGCCAGTAACTCGCTGCTGGAATGTTTGGTGTTTGGCGCTCAACTTGCGAAACTCGAAATAATCAAGAATGATTATTCAAAGATAAATGAAGAATTAATTCTTCCTTCGCGCAATATCCTAAATCCTTCAGATATAGAGAAAATTGCCACTTTGCGGCAAGAGTTACCACGCTTAGTATGGCAAAGTGCCGGAATTTGTCGGTCACAGGAAGTTTTAGAGGATGCGATCGCGCAAATAGAAGTTTGGCAACAAGAATTTGCTGCCCTTTCTTTGAGTCAGTACCTGCTAAATTTAACCCCCGGTCAAACTGTCAGCTTCAATTTACCTGACGCCACCTCATCTGTGCGAACCTGGGGAGAAACCTATAACTTACTAGATGTGGCATACCTCATCCTGAAAAGTGCTGCTTTTCGCACCGAAAGTCGAGGAGGACACTACCGAACTGACTTCTCTGAAGTCTTACCAAGTTGGCAAGTCCACACCTTAGTTCAAAAAAACCGTTTGTGGAAATCGTCTTTATTAAAAAATTAATCCCAACAAAACACAAAACAAATTTCTTTCTTTTAACTTTTGCCTTTAGATCCTTCGCTTCCAAGCAGACGCTTCGCGCTTTTGCTTTCTTTAGCGTCTTCCTCCACCTTGGGTCGTGCTGGGGCCACCATTATCACCTGGATCGTAAGGCTGTTCTGCCCCCGTTTCCACGGCAGACTTCAGCGAGTTTTTAGCATCAACGTCAATCGACAAGCTGCTTGACAGGCTGTCTGTAGCCACAATGATATTTACTTTTGCGGCAGCTATTTGAGGGATAAACAATTGCAACCCTATTAGTAAAGTTGCTATTCCTGTGAGTTTGCGGCAATTACTCATAACACCCGTTATAGTTCCTAAACTTTTGGATGGAGCGCCACTTTTGGAAGTGTCAGTATTATCAGTATATATACCGATGACAGAATCCGGTGGCATTTTTAAGAAATATTTCATTTACATTCTTTTCATAAAAGATAGTTATTTTATAAAGATTCTGTAAAGTTGGAAATGGTTAAAGTCAACTCATCTAAAGGTATACAAGTTGTTCTATGGATTTGGCACTCTCAAGTTCTGAGAGGGAAATCTCAACCCAGATGCTGATGAAAGATATTTAGCATTTCAGTATTTTCAACAGTAGTAATAACCACTATTCCGGAGTAATAACCACTAATCCGGAAATTTATAATAATCTAAATCTTTATCTTCTTCAGGAAAAAACCTTTCTACCTTAGTGAAGACAATTCCACATCTATCTTTAAGACGTATTTAAAAAACTTATACCTTTCTTACATATTGTTGATTGAATTAAGAAGATGCTTCCAAGGGTAGATTTTTCCCAAGTCCTCGTTTTCGCGTTCCTGTAAGAACACAGCACTCAATACTTCTCGTCCAGGAAAAATTTTAGTTGCGCGTCCAGGCTACTACTTGGTTTCACATGGTCGCTTATCCGAAAAGTATTGACATAGCACTTGCACGTATATACGACTGGCAATGCTTACAGCGATTTAGTCTTGGGGCTTCCCTGTCAGCGTCAAACATGGGGCGTTTCCCCCTATAAAGCACCTCAAATTCTGTATGGCAGCAGGAACCGAAAAACTTAAGATAATACAAATTGATTCCGACCCTGTTCTTTAGCGCGGTACATAGCGGAATCGGCATTTTTAATTAACGTATTTAGCTCATTACTATCGAGGGGATAGACGCTGATACCTATACTGACCGTTACGAAGACGGTATCTCCATCCAGCACGAAAGCGTGAGAGAGAGTTTCTAGAATCTTTTCTGCTACTGTGGCGGCATCTTGCACTTTCTTAATAGCTGGAAGAATCACCGTAAACTCATCGCCCCCCAACCGCGAGACGGTATCGCTGCCGCGCAAGCAAGCCCTTAGCCGTTGGGCTACAATTTTGAGCAGCAAGTCGCCCTTATCATGTCCGAGCCTATCATTAACCAGCTTAAAGCCATCCAAGTCAAGAAATAGGAGCGCAACCAGCTGGTTATTGCTATTAGCCCATTGCAGAGACTGATGCAAGCAGTCGTGGAAGTGTTGCCGGTTGGGTAGACCTGTTAACGGGTCGTGATAGGCAAGATGACGCAACTGCATTTCTTCCTGTTTTAGTTCAGCGTTATCACGGGTCAATTCTGCCGCTGTTCGCTTCAGTTCTTCTTCCAACTGCTTGCGCTCAGTAATATCGCGAATCACACCGACTAAAAATATATTGCCAGCAGCATCTTTGTGAAGCGATCTTTTGGTGGCAATCAGATGAGTATTTCCCAAGGCATCGGTAAATTCTTCCTCATTTTCCTGCTCCTTACCAGTTTGGAAAACCCGTTCGTTGTTCTCCCAAAAAACATCAGCTTCGTGTTTAGAGAAAAAGTCATAAGGGGATTTCTCAATTAATATTTCCAGGGGATAACCGCTGAACTTACAATATGCTTGATTTAATATAATCCAGTGATGTTCTGTGTCTTTGACAAAAATTGGGTCAGGAATAGTATTAATCACTGTCTGCAAAAAGTCTTTAGAGCGTTTTAATTCTTCCTTGAGATAGGCTAGATGACCTGTGATGACAAGGGCAGATCCATTTAACGCCAGCAGAGGAGGAATAATAGGTATCCACCAACCAATTAAAAAGGCGAGGTAACAGATACC
Protein-coding regions in this window:
- the nadB gene encoding L-aspartate oxidase; translated protein: MNPKNFDSLPEINIPTQFDVLVVGAGAAGLYAALCLPESYQVGLITKDNLPLSASDWAQGGIAAAIAPSDSPILHVEDTMLAGAGLCDLEAVKFLVEEAPDCIASLVDMGVAFDRKGSQLAMTLEAAHSRPRVLHAADTTGRAIIVTLTEQVLKRKNIQVISQAFALSLWLNPESKRCQGVSLVYQGQVSWVRAGAVVLATGGGGQVFAQTTNPSVSTGDGVAIAWRSGAILRDLEFVQFHPTALTKPGAPRFLISEAVRGEGAHLVDSVGRRFAFDYHPSGELAPRDVVSRAIFSHLQKIAADPSTGHVFLDLRPIPKEKIRHRFPNIIQVCQRWGIDVFREPIPVAPAAHYWMGGVATDLMNHTSIPGLYAVGETASTGVHGANRLASNSLLECLVFGAQLAKLEIIKNDYSKINEELILPSRNILNPSDIEKIATLRQELPRLVWQSAGICRSQEVLEDAIAQIEVWQQEFAALSLSQYLLNLTPGQTVSFNLPDATSSVRTWGETYNLLDVAYLILKSAAFRTESRGGHYRTDFSEVLPSWQVHTLVQKNRLWKSSLLKN